GAACTGGCCGGCAGCTGCGGTTCGATGCGCCGGGATGCCGACGGCCGGGAAATCGGCTACTGGCTGGCGAAAAACCAGACCGGCAACGGGTATGTCACGCGCGCGGCGAGGTTGCTGGTCGAGGCGGCGTGGCAGCTGGGCGCGCCGTACGTGCTGATCAAGCACGACCGGCTGAATGTCCGAAGCGGCGCCGTTCCGGAGCGGCTGGGGTTCGCACGGGCCGGGGAGGCGCCGGGGGCGCAACCGGCACCGGCGGCGTGCGGCGGCGTCGATTACGTATGGCGGCTCGATCGGCCGGAGTGAGGCCGCGAGGTTGACCTGTCGCGAATGCCGCGAGTCCTTCAAGACGTCTCTTGTGGACTAGCCGCTCCGGTGATGGTCCGTGAAGGGAACATTGAGGGACTCAGAGTCCCTCAATGTTCCCTTCACGACACCAGGCGTCCGTCAAGGCTTCCTTCACGGACCGCTTAAGCCAACCCACGTCAGCCGCGCTCGCGCAGCACCTTCAGCGCGACATCGGCGTGTGCCGTGAAGTTCAGCTCGCT
This sequence is a window from Amycolatopsis benzoatilytica AK 16/65. Protein-coding genes within it:
- a CDS encoding GNAT family N-acetyltransferase, encoding MDTLTDGVVTLVRWRPEHRDALVDTVVGSLDHLAAWMPWAVDGYDQAKGDEFLAHVAEQWESGGEYNYAIFTPDGELAGSCGSMRRDADGREIGYWLAKNQTGNGYVTRAARLLVEAAWQLGAPYVLIKHDRLNVRSGAVPERLGFARAGEAPGAQPAPAACGGVDYVWRLDRPE